ACCGTCGGCAAACAGTTTCAACGAACGTACATTGAGGTAATCGGTTTTATAAGGGCCGTTGTAAAGATAGGCCTGGAAGTTCTTCTCCGATGGGCTGAGCATGGCATAGATGCGGGTTTTGAGGGCTCCAGCCTGTTGCAGGGAATCGATGAGCTTGATTTCGCTGGCGTCGAGCCCGGCATCGCTGACGCTGGTAAGGCCCACGGCAAAAGTGTTGGCCTGGGCATTGAGCAGGGCATTGATCTCGTTCTGTCGGGTGGGTTCAGGCACCATTCGGCGAACCAGGCTGATGGCATTGTCGATCAGGATGCCGGTGGGCTCTCCGTTTTGAAGCATCACATCGCCGCCTTCAATTTTTGTGGCAGCAGCAACCCCTGCAAGGCGCAGGGCCTCGGTGTTGGCAATGGCAGCATGGCCGTCAACACGGGTGAGCAGCACAGGTGTGTCGGGGAAAACAGCATCCAGCTGGCTGCGGTGGGGAAACTCCTTCGCTGGCCAGAGGTTCTGATCCCAGCCCCTGCCCAGGAGCCATTCGGAAGGATATTGCTGTTGGTGGTTTTTCAGTATCTCAATGATTTCCTCGAAAGAGGCAACCCCCATCAGGTCAGCATTTTCGAGTGAGCGCCCATACCCAAAGAAATGGTTATGCGGGTCCATAAGCCCGGGATAGACGAATGCGCCTTCCAGATCGAGCACCTCAGTAGCTTCATATTTCCTCAGGATGGCCTTGCTGGCGCCAGTTTCAAGGATCTTCCCATCCTTAAGGGCAAAAGCCTCCGCAGTGGAAAAAGCCTCGTCGACGATGTAAACAGTTCCGTTGTGGACAATCAGATCGACGGTAGTTTTCCTTGTGTTGCAATAAAAAGCTGCAGCAGCCACTAAAAGGAGGGCAACAATTAAAAATATTTTCTTCATTATGTTTTGGTTTTGTATGGCAAAATTAACCAAAAACCCCGGAAAAGGTTTAGCTTAAAATATTTATGGAAAAGAAAGCAAGGCTTTTAATTGTATTCGTCCCAGCTTTTAATTTTTATTTCACCGGGCTGGTATTTGCAAAAAGCGTAAATGAAAGCGCTTGCTAGCCTGGCGTTGGTGATGAGCGGAATATTGAAATCGATGGCGTTGCGCCTGATTTCGTAATCGTTGAAAAGCTCCGACTGGCTGTTGTCTTTGGGGATGTTAATGACCAGGTCTATCGTTTTGCTTCGCAGAAAATCGAGTACGTTGGGTTTTGCCTCTTCGTCGGGCCAGTGCAGGCTCTCTGCGGGAATGCCGTTCAATTGCAGGAAGCTGGCTGTACCGCGGGTGGCGAAAAGGTTGTAGCCTTTTTCAACCAGCATCTTGCAGGAGTTTAAGAGTTCAACTTTTGAGCGCATCGGGCCGGTGC
This genomic stretch from Bacteroides sp. harbors:
- a CDS encoding amidohydrolase yields the protein MKKIFLIVALLLVAAAAFYCNTRKTTVDLIVHNGTVYIVDEAFSTAEAFALKDGKILETGASKAILRKYEATEVLDLEGAFVYPGLMDPHNHFFGYGRSLENADLMGVASFEEIIEILKNHQQQYPSEWLLGRGWDQNLWPAKEFPHRSQLDAVFPDTPVLLTRVDGHAAIANTEALRLAGVAAATKIEGGDVMLQNGEPTGILIDNAISLVRRMVPEPTRQNEINALLNAQANTFAVGLTSVSDAGLDASEIKLIDSLQQAGALKTRIYAMLSPSEKNFQAYLYNGPYKTDYLNVRSLKLFADGALGSRGAKLIEPYSDDPNNSGLLVETPEYLAEMARKAFDNGYQVSTHAIGDSANRLMLNIYGEILKEKNDLRWRIEHSQIIHPDDFDLFGKYSIIPSIQTTHATSDMIWALDRLGAERLKGAYAYQQLLRQNGWLPNG